Within the Meriones unguiculatus strain TT.TT164.6M chromosome 2, Bangor_MerUng_6.1, whole genome shotgun sequence genome, the region TTTCTGCCTAGGTTCTACTTAAGAAAAACTCTCTTTTAAGTCCTATTCTCTCATGTAAACATGTAAATTAATTAAACTAATTGTTAGTCCTTTTGGGGGTCTAAAAGCAAAATCACAAACATTGTTTATTATGTTTGAAATTATTAGTTACCAAATACAGTGTTAGATGATATAAAGGACCTTGATTGACACTTATACTTTGTAGACCCAATTAAAATGATAAAGCCACATCAGAAAGCCAGGTAGATGTCAACATAACAGGAAGTATAAAATCATTTCCACAAAGAATAGGATGCACATTCTATTCAAATAGTGTTACAAACATGCATACAGAAAGCCAAAAGTCCTTAAACCTGAGAGCCAAAATAATTCATTTGATGTAGTGCATTTTGATAGACAAATAAGATGATAGACATAGACAGGAGTTATGAAAAGTGTAAAGCCAAACACAAAATGtctttctgatttctttcagttgaaaaaaaaaggatacaacCTAGTCATAAATGACATGTGATATCATTATGTTACTAACAAGCCATAACAGCCCAGAGTTCCCAAAACCTCTAATTCATTTCCATTAAGTCTAACTATTGTCTTTTAAGGAATGTGCTCAGTATCCAATAACTAAGTAATGTCAGCGAAATttaaacagacacaagaagcaaagggagaaaaaaagaagttctagattttaaatgttgaaagacaaagaaagtattCCAAAGTTTCAGAGATTCCCCTCCCCAAGCAAAATATTTCTATGTGAACTAAAAAGAGGTCCTCATTATTTTGAGTATATATAAGTATTTATAAGTTACAGATCTGTTCTACAACAATAAAATTACTGTGTACAGTATTCTTGATCTTTTTTTGTTAAATCATGTTAAATGTAAACTCATCATATATTTTTGTGGTGaggtgctaggatttgaacctggaTTTTTGaacatatataaaacatttttataaaatgcaTAAAATCATATTCAAAAGATTGCTGTATCACTGATTCAAATTTAGCAGATGTTTATAAAAATAAGAGCTACTATTGACCAGCTaagaattttcaaaatattaaattattgaaAATACAGTAAAACTTCCATACCAgtgaaataaacaaatgaaacttGAAATGGCAAAATTTGCcatatcccagcactcagggcgcTGAGAAAAGAGCATGATGAAGCTTTGGTGAAACTGAGCTACATGGTTACCACCCTGTTCAAAAAAGACTGAGaggaaaaaatgaaggaaataaaacttaataaaaataagttgtaTTGAGAGCAGTCTCAGACATTTGCCTTGTCATCATTTTACTTTTGGCTGGCTCATAAGAAAATGAGGGGTAAAGTgaaaactaaatatttaaaaagaaattatcctgtattttatgactAAGAggtttaaaacagaaataaatgttaCATTACCTTGAAACTACTAgaactaaaatgaaaaataaaacgaTGATAAAGTATTTCGAACCATCATGAAATTAATATAGTGTAAACAGAAGATAATATTTTAAGATATACCTTTCCAGTAATGCTGCAGAATACATTAAAAGCTCATGAAATTTAGATGCTTGGATGAATGCATTTCCACAGCTGTCACTAAAGTTCTGCTCTAGAAGTCTGGAGTCATAAAAAGGCTAAACTAAGTATTCCACCTAATACGAAGTTGCTTGTGACAACTTGAACAACAGagattcaggtgtgtgtgtgtggataatCAGTTTGTGGCATGTTAGTTGAACCCAAGAGAATCAGGACAACCTGTGAAAATGTAGAATCTCGGataattacttaattaattaataaatgtatgacaacacaaaaaataaagtagattaaaaaattataactacaaaaatgttaaattttaacaATAACGTGCAAGTGTGAAATGCCACGAAAGGGATTACAAAGCTTCGACAAATTAAATACTCCTACATGTAAATGGACTTACTTGAAAGCCATGATCCACATTTAAATCTTGCCCTTCCCCAATGTCCTCTGATGGTGGACGCGGTGGAATACTTGGGCTGAAGGCCATGAGGTCGGTCTTGGGCGGGCCCTCTCCAGAACACACCCTCTGCCGCCTCTGCTGAGAGTAGGACCAGCTCCCCACCGCGCTGGAGCACACCAGCACGGGCTTCCCCGGAGCACACGCGCCCTCCGTGGGCGTCGCTGAGCAGCGCAGCGCGGTGTAGAGCAGCAGCGTGAGCACCAGCAGGCTAGACACCGCGCAGATGGCGACGATCAGGTACACGTTGACGGTCACCAGCGACGCTTCTGGGAGTGGAGCACGTCCAGAAGCGTGAGAAGAGGTCTTTGGCGCCTGGCTGCTCTCAACCAGTGACACTAGAACTGTAGCTGTGGAGGTCAGAACTGGCTCCCCGTGGTCTTTCACCAGGACCAACAGGCGCTGTCTAGGCGCATCTGACTCGTCGAGGGCGCGTGTTGTACTGATCTCGCCCGTGTACAGACCAACGCGGAACAGGCTCCGAGTACCTCCTGCCAAAGGATGCAGCTCATAGGACAGCCACGCGTTGTAGCCAGAGTCCGCGTCCACCGCGCGCACCTTCGTCACCACGTGGCCCGCACCCACCGTCCGTGACACCAGTTCGCTCACTGCGCTGCCCGCCTGAGGCCCCAGCAGCGCGGGCGCGTTGTCGTTCTCGTCCAGCACGAACACCTGCAGGGTGGCATTGCTGCCCAGCGCTGGCACACCAGCGTCCCTCGCGCTCACCTGGAACTGCAGCAGCTCCAGCTCCTCGTGGTCCAGGGGCTGCAGCGCGAACACCCGGCCGCTCTCCGCGTGCACGGACACGTAGCTCGACAGCCAGCGCTCGCCCACGCGCCGCTCCACCAGCGAGTAGGACACCAGCGCGTTCTCCTGCGCGTCCGCGTCCGCCGCGGACACCGTGAAGATGTGCGCGCCCGGCGGGTTGTTCTCCCTCACGAACACCGTGTACTCGGGCTGCGCGAACGCGGGCGCGTGGTCGTTCACGTCGGCCACCTCCACGGACACGCTGGCGGTGGCCCCCAGCGGGGGGGAGCCCCCGTCGCGCGCGGTCACCACCACCTCATAGGCCGCTGTGCTCTCGCGGTCCAGGGCGCTGTCCAGCACCAGCGAATAGTAATTCTTGAAGGTGGACACCAGCCTGAAGGGCACCTGAGGACTCAGGGAGCAGCTCACCTGCCCGTTGGCTCCGGAGTCCATGTCCGAAACGCTGATGAGGGCGATGACAGTGTCCAGTGCAGCGTCCTCTCGGACAGGCAGGGATAAGGAGGTCAACGTGATCCGGGGCGCATTGTCGTTTTCATCCAGCACCTTCACTAAAACAGTGCAGTGGCCCGCCATCGGAGGATGTCCTTTGTCCGTCGCGTCAACGCGGATTTTGTAGGTGTTGACTTGCTCAAAATCCAAACTCCCTCGAACTACGATTTctcctgtgtctgtgtctatgctGAACTGGTCCAGAACCTGGGGCGGGACCAGCCTGTTGAAAGAGTAAGCGATGGCTGCGTTGCTCCCTTCGTCCCTGTCGGAAGCGTTCAGTCTAATAACCGTGGTCCCGCTGTCTGAGTGTTCCGAGAGTCTCACTTCATACTCGGGATGCTGGAAAGTCGGGGCGTTGTCGTTCACATCCAGCACGGCGACCAGCAGCTGAGCGGAGCCTGTGAGCTCAGGCTTGCCCCCATCCGTGGCGGTCAGCAGTAGCGTGTGCTCAGGGTCAGCCTCTCTGTCCAAGGATTTTCTTAATGCTAACTCAACCTGTTTATTTTCTTCGTCCTTTGAACTCACAATGAGTGTGAAGTAATCATTAGATTCCAGCCTGTAGGTTATCACAGAATTGGTTCCAATATCTGCATCTGATGCGCCCTCTAGCGGAAACCTAGAGTCTAACATCCTGGATTCTGAAATACGCAGCATTTGTTCTTTGACGGGGAACACGGGCGGGTTGTCGTTAATGTCCCTCACCTCCACCTCCACGTGGAAAACCTGCAGCGGACGGTCCACGATCACCTCCAGGTGGATGCTGCACTCCGCGCTCCGCCCGCACAGCTCCTCCCGGTCGATCCGAGAATTCACGAACAGAATGCCATTCTGCAGATTCACCTCCAGAAGGTCCCCGCGGTCCTTGGACGCCACCCTGAACAGGCGGGGCACCAGCTCCGccagctccagccccaggtcCTGCGCGATGCGGCCCACGAAGGTGCCGTGCTTGGCCTCCTCGGGGACGGAGTAGTGGAGCTGGCCGCTGCCTGCCTCCCAGCCTGCCAGGAGGAGAAGCCAGAGCAGCAGACGCCGGGAGTCCCGACCCCCTCGTCGGGAAAACACCATGTCAGGTACTCGTTTTGTCCCTTTGAGAAAGCCCTGTCTTGATGTAAAGATCCACTGCTGTGCGTCTGGAACCTTTTAATCCAGCGGAGCTGCGATTGCCATTGTTCCGCTGTTAAGAGACAGAACTGCTACAAGAATCGCCTCGCGATCCTGGCTAGCCAGACCTTGATAGACAGCGACATCATGCGGCTCCAGTGGGTAATGATTCCAAAGATTTAACCTGGCCAAAAATTTTCTTtcgtaaatgttttcttttcaatcTTTACTTTTCAATAGTAGATCCTTAGCTTTTCAAGTGCTTGTACGTTTATCTTCTCTCTCCTCACAGAAAGTTTGTTTCAGTGAGCGATCTCTTCATGAAGGAAAAACGTTTCTTCTTAATAATTAGTAATAGGCTAACATCACTCTGCAATATGTATTATGGCATGAGAGTGACATGCGTATCCCTGGGACAGCCTTCcctccacatgtgtgtggagggaaaTTTGTTCACCGGTAGCTGGTCATTCGCATGTATTATTCTATTTTAACGTGTAACTCTATTTTTATAAGTTCATATGTGTTCTTGTGAATTCTTATTACATTTCTACTTGATTatccaatgaacataaaatttcTTAAATTATTCTAATTACAAATATTGGAAGATGAGGACACATTTTTCTCAGCAATCAATGTATGTGTAATGTGCCCAAACAGGCCTCTCTCACAACACTTTCCTTTAGAGATTTCTCAGTCATTGCAGATTCTAGTAGCATTTCAACTACTGGTCTTCGCTGGATTTGGATCTTTCTGCCGTTCCAAaatatgaacatttttaaaattatgacttTAACCTCTTCGTATTTTTGCTTTTTCCTTCGTGTGATTCTTGTCCATTTCAGTGTCTTCATATTAGTTTATCTTTGAAGCATGCTTAAAGTTACAACTACACAAAGACAGAGATAGGGGTGCGCACCTTTCATCCTAGCAGTAGGGAGCCAAAAGCAGGGGGATTGctgtgacttcaaggacagcctggtctacacagtgaattccaggacagccagggctacacagtgagaccctgtctcaaacaaaggcCAAAAATAAATTTCGATACCACCCAATCTAAATATTTGAacatcacaatttctgtacctctGCCGTTCTCCAAACTTACACAGACATCGTCCCaaacttatttttattgctgGCTTTCCCTTGTAGACAGTATTTAAAATTTCCCTAGACCCTTGccattttatatataataactGTTGTCCTTGTGGCTACAACTTCTGCTGGAGCATCCTGAGACTTCTAGGATATTAGCGTTGTACTTAACAAGTATAAAGACCGAAGCCTCACATCCACGACACCACAGCCAGTCTTCTTCATGATGTGTCTGACCACTTTCCAGTGTGGATCATACTATACACCATCTCTTTCTAAAAATCTCCCGTTCaagttttcttctacttctttttttatcCATGAAAATGCTACCCTCAAGGTTTGCCTCAGAAgttaattctcaaaaaaaaaatttcactgcatttttaaaaattgcatttggTAATATATATGCTTAATTGAAATTCCTCTAGTAGCCTTAATACTGAACTGCTGATTATTTCAAAGGAACCTGTTGTTCTTTCATAGATCCCTATCCTTGTGATCTGTGAAGTACCTACAAAACATACATTACATTGAagctttcttaattaaatttttattttttatattaattacagtttattcactttatatcacagctgtagccccctctcttattccctccaaatcccactctccctccctcatctcctcccatgctcctctccaagtccactgataggggaggtcctcctccccttccatctgaccctagcttatcaagactggctgcattgtcctcctctctggcctggcaaggctgttctcccttcagggggaggtggtcaaagaaccagccactgagttcatgtcagagacagtccctgtcccccttgggaacccacttggatactgagctgtcatgggctaagtctgagcacaggttcaaggttatctccatgaatggtccttggctggagtgtcggtctcagaaaagacccaaatattttggttctgttgctctccttgtggagctcctgtcctctccaggtcttactctctcccccttctttcataagattccctgcaccattGAAGGTTTTTATTTAATGTAGTTCTAACTAAAGTGTTTCAATGTCAAAAAATAAGTAAGGCATGACATATGGATTTTTACTTAAGTTTTTAAAAGTCTAGATTTTGGGGGACATGACAAACATGTAGTTATGGaatattttaattgctttttagCCCTTGAAATAAGAAAACATCTCTAGCTACAGGTAATAAGTGTACTGAAAATGCACAGACAAGAAAGCATAACAAAAAAAGGATAATGGGATTTTCTATGAAACTACTAAATCTACCCTCATTTTACTTACAAAAAGATTATCTCTATAAATAACATTAAAGACTTCAGAAAGAAAACTGATTTACAGAATCTGAGAATGTTTACAAACAATCAGAATAGCCCatagccagaaaagaaaatcctgagtTTGTATTTCTCAAAACTGATTtaccaaaccaaaaataaataaataaataaataaataaataaatatgggtGTCTAGGTAAGGCAGTTCCACCGTCGACTTCTACTGTGTTCAAAGATgaatcaattttaattttatttaaattattttaatttattgagtactATGCCAAGAAGGCTTTAAAATTGTACATGCAAGTAAGATAATCCAGGTATTTAAAAAGCAATACAATAATTACAATTAGTAGCCCTAAAACTCTGTCATAATCATAAATGTTCTCCAAAATGGACTACTCTTTAAACAGGAGCACAGTTTGGTATGCTTGTGTAGTGCTCTATTGTAAATGTCCTCTGAGAGCTGCTCATGAGTCGGGCACCTTTGCTTTTATTCATGTTGAAAACAAGAGCAAACAATTCTAAAACAATCCCACAGCATGTACTAGAACTTTGCCAACTTTGAAAGTTGCCTGGCAGAGCTCACTAAACAAGCGCTGGAAATTTTTAAAGCAACATGGATTTTATAATCAACATTTGTGCTCCACGGATGTGCGCACTGACAGCTTAACCAATAAATCTTGATGAATCTGAGTTGATGAAATAAGACTTTgcatgaggaagaaagaaaagacaatggATGACTTGCAAAAGAActgcaaaatgaagaaaaagattttaagtaTTACTATTTTTCTGAAACAGAAAGGTATATTGTACATGATGTATTCATGGTTTTAGAATATATGACAGACCACCAAAACCTCCCAGACAGGTAAATATTTGAATGTAAGAAATGGGAATAACTTTCACTGTATACTAAAGTCAATTCTTCACGATTTTGAACATGATTATATTCCCTATACAAACAAGAAGCCAAATGAAAGTACTACTTAAATCCTGATagtactatatttttaaatactaaTTATCACAAACATAACAAACACAATCCTCCAaataaggttttttaaaaaaagagagagagagagaaagtactaCACAAAAATGATTGGGGAATATAAATTTCTGCAATAAGAAATGGAGATAGTTCAACTTGTAAAGACATTAAACCAACAGTGTTAAAACATGTGTTGTGGTACAATACACAAAGCACGAGAACGCATAATAGGTCAACATATGTTTAAATTACTTTATCGTCGGGTTGACGATGGAATGGGGACCAAACTTGTtaagagcgcttgcctagcatgttaTGGGAACGGGCGTCTATTCTAAGAAGTTTGGACATTGGACACACTGGATCCGCAAACGTTTCACTTTGGAAATCCGTTATGAAAAGAAGCAAAGCCATTATTCATATTAGCAAATTTTTATCGCGGTTACAGACCACCGTAAATTACCAGCTTTATGGAGGAGCCACCCACGCTGGCCGGAAACTCCCTTTGTAGGCCAGATTGAACTCACGACCAGGTTATCTTCCTGACTCAGCCCCCCTGGTGCTGCAATTAATGGGGCGCACTATGGAAAACAGCTAACCCTTTTCTTTCAAGCCTGGAGAGGAAAATATTTAAGACTCACGTTGTCCGTAGAGCTGGGGCCCTGAGGCAGGCTGGGGCTGAAGGCCATGAGGTCGGTCTTGGGCGGGCCCTCTCCAGAGCACACCCTCTGTCTTCTCTGCTGTGAGTAGGACCAGCTCCCCACCGCGCTGGAGCACACCAGCACGGGCTTCCCTGGAGCACAGGCTCCATCGGTGGGCGCCGCTGAGCAGCGCAGCGCGGTGTACAGCAGCAGTGTGAGCACCAGCAGGCTGGACACCGCGCAGATGGCGACGATCAGGTACACGTTGACGGTCACCAGCCCCTGATCCGGGCTGGAGGCTCCAGCTGACACCTTCGATGGGACCTTCTGCATCTGGCCGCTGTCCACCAGAGAAAGCAACACCGTGGCTGTGGCGGTCAGCGCGGGCTCTCCATGGTCCTTCACCAGGACCAACAAGCGCTGTCGCGGCGCATCGCTCTCTTCCAGGGCACGCGTGGTGCTGATCTCGCCCGTGTACAGGCCAACTCGGAATGGACTCCGAACTCCACCTGCAGCCGGCTGCAGCTCATAGGACAGCCAGGCATTGTAGCCAGAGTCCGCGTCTACTGCCCGCACTTTCGCCACAACCTGGCCGGGCACCAGTGCGCGAGATACAACCTCATTCACTGTGGCACCAGCCCCGTTTGCCAAAGGCCCCAGCAGCGCGGGCGCGTTGTCGTTCTCGTCCAGCACGAACACCTGCAGGGTGGCATTGCTGCCCAGCGCTGGCACACCAGCATCCCGCGCGCTCACCTGGAACTGCAGCAGCTCCAGCTCCTCGTGGTCCAGGGGCTGCAGCGCGAACACCCGGCCGCTCTCCGCGTGCACGGACACGTAGCTCGACAGCCAGCGCTCGCCCACGCGCCGCTCCACCAGCGAGTAGGACACCAGCGCGTTCTCCTGCGCGTCCGCGTCCGCCGCGGACACCGTGAAGATGTGCGCGCCCGGCGGGTTGTTCTCCCTCACGAACACCGTGTACTCGGGCTGCGCGAACGCGGGCGCGTTATCGTTCACGTCGGCCACCTCCACGGACACGCTGGCGGTGGCCCCCAGCGGGGGGAAGCCCCCGTCGCGCGCGGTCACCACCACCTCATAGGCCGCTGTGCTCTCGCGGTCCAGGGCGCTGTCCAGCACCAGCGAATAGTAATTCTTGAAGGTGGACACCAGCCTGAAGGGCACGTGAGGACTCAGGGAGCAGCTCACCTGCCCGTTGGCTCCTGAGTCACGATCAGACACGCTGATTAAGGTGATGACTCTGCCAGGTTGGCTGTCCTCAGATACTGGGAGAGACAAGGAGCTGACAGTCAATTGTGGGGCGTTGTCATTGGCATCTATAACTTCCACAAGAACTGTACAGTGGCCAGGCAGTTGTGGGAAGCCTTTATCACGAGCCTCTAATGGAATCTTGTAAGTCTGACTTTCTTCGAAATCAATAATCCCTAAAACTGTAATTTCCCCGCTCAAGGCATCCACGCGAAACTTGGATTTTATATCCGGAGAAGCATCACTAGAAAATGAATACGTAACGTCCCCATTCACTCCTTCGTCCAGATCGGAGGCATTGACTTTGATCACCAGTGTCCCGTTTGGAACGTTTTCTGGCACTTTCACGGTGTAGAGGGATCTGTCAAATACTGGAGCGTTGTCATTGACATCCAGCACTGTGATGAGTAACTGAACGGTGCCAGTCAGCTCGGGTTTGCCTCCGTCGGTGGCCGTGAGCAGTAAGCGCATCTCTGCGGCTTCTTCTCTGTCTAACGGTTTCCGCAAAACGAGCCCAAGAGGTTTCACCTGCTCGTGGTTGGGCGGGACGTCCAGTGAGAAATGTTCATTGGCGCTCAGTGTGTAAGTCAGCTGAGCATTGGAGCCCACATCCGCGTCTGACGCGCCCTCTAGTGGAAACCGCGAGTCAAGCAGCCTAGATTCCAGGATAAACAGAGTCTTTTGTGTCTTTGGAAACCTAGGCGGGTTGTCGTTAATGTCCCTCACCTCCACCTCCACGTGGAAAACCTGCAGCGGACGGTCCACGATCACCTCCAGGTGGATGCTGCACTCCGCGCTCCGCCCGCACAGCTCCTCCCGGTCGATCCGAGAATTCACGAACAGAATGCCATTCTGCAGATTCACCTCCAGAAGGTCCCCGCGGTCCTTGGACGCCACCCTGAACAGGCGGGGCACCAGCTCCGccagctccagccccaggtcCTGCGCGATGCGGCCCACGAAGGTGCCGTGCTTGGCCTCCTCGGGGACCGAGTAGTGGAGCTGGCCGCTGCCTGCCTCCCAGGCTGCCAGAATTATCAGGAGCAGGAGTAATTGTTGGCTCTTCCGGTTGTGTCCTCTCAGGTTTATCATTTCAAATTACTGACGTTTTGTTCTCATCCGCGACAGTTACCTCAAAATTTGGagggtttttttatttcttcattccgCTCCCGAGATGCTGGCCATTGTTGAGCAAGGGGAGAGTGAAGCTCGGTGGAGTCTTTCTAATGGGATATGAATGGCTTCCCTTCGCGACATTTAGTGGTTTAGAGCGACATCATGTGGCCCAAGCAGTAAGTAGGATTTACACGTTTTACAGTTAAGCAATGAAAATTGTGTTTTAAATGGAATTTTTCCTCTTTGTTGTCAACGTGTAGAGCAATATTTCTCATGCTTACTCGTGGCATTCTTGTGTGATAAATGGCTTTTGGATATTTACTTTTGACCATAATTTTCGCTTCTTTGTGCATTAGAAaaactccccccccacacacactactTTGAAATACAGATAAACCTAAGTGGTTCTCTTTAATTTGAGACAAActtagaaaatgtttttgttgtcaAGAAGGCGAGGTGATAAGCAATTTTCATATACTTTTTATTGgatagaaatacaggaagtttgGGGATCTTTGAATCAAGATTTTGTATTAAAGTAGCTCTTAATATACACATTGTGACTTTCCCTTTACAGGATTTATGTGTTTCTTTGTTATAGCTCATGGTTCTCCTGTTTATTTACTCTTTCCACCCTTCCAAAACCTTTTCTAATGACTACATGCTTGTTTTCTGTCTCCAGTATCAGGTAGGTTATTTCTTTATAATAAAAACCTGTTTCATTAACTAAATATTTGTGCTGACCCATCTTACTTTCCACACTTAAGTCTTTGAATATTTTATCTTTGGGGagtttgttttcttaaatgtttcACACAAATGTTCCCAGCTACAAGTAAAATAATTACATACATGTTCTAATGCTTCCCAAGTTTGATATCTGCCTACATCAGGGTTTTATTTTCCAAGCATTCTGCTTGACTACTGCAAAACTTTCTATTAAACTGCCTTCATTCCTCCATTAACACTTACGGTCAACTTTATGAACTCCTTCATTACCATCGCTTCAAATGTTTGGTACTTTTCAAATGACTTTAGAGACAAGTAAAAGAAATCACTCTAGCAGTTATTTCAGAGAttctttttataatacttttCTTGTCTTATCTCCTACTCTCTCCTGTGAGAATCATACCCTCCAATCCAAGTGGATTACTCCCTGCTTTCAGACTCACTTGGGATTTTGCTGTGCATCAATGTACCTTAAATTatttcttcccccccccaaatACTGGTTATTATAATATTCTCCAACAGGAACTTCTCCATTTTCTAATCACCAAACTCATCATTAATCTGGAAATTTCCATCAACTAGGAAGATAGGGAGACAGTTGCCTTCAGCCACATCataatttatttacctttcttATGACCCATAATATTCTGCTTTCTCTGATTGTCACATTATATATagtatgtctttatttttatataaaaattttgaAGCCATGGGTTCGGTTTTGACTCAGTGGTTTTAGCAGATACTAGATAATGAAATCTtgccatacatttttttttaatgttttacttcGTGGATATAGCCATAGTATTATAGTGAGCTCTTCTCTAGCTACTAGACATAATTATCTATAcaaattgttctttttgttgtttttcaagactaagtttctctgtgtggccctggccatCCTGAAATTTACTCTGTAGAACAGACTGACTTCAAAGtcagtgctagggttaaaggtgtacaccaccacaacATAGCACGAATTGTGGTCTCTACTGGTTAGTATGTCCAGAAGAAAATTTGTTGCTCTTAAGTATATAGGAGAGTTTAGAGGTTTTTGATCTTGttattatattatgtattaaAAAATCACTCTGTACTTCTTTATGAACAACAATGAAAACTGGATTAACAGTTTATGCCATTTGAAGAGTGTAGAAAATGAAGACATTAGGAGCACAAACTCTAACTTAGGTCTGTTATTGATACTGAGGAGCTTTTCAGTGGAAGAAAATGTGATATTGATTCTTAGAATGATCTATTTTCTGGGGAAAATGCACAATACAGAGAGTTTAAACTATCTTTGGAAATCACTTCTATGTCTTGAATATCTTTGGATCCAAAAGCTTTTCTATTGCTACAGTCTTAATTCAACAGTTAACACTGAAAAGTGATTGTTTCCGAAGTAATACATGGCACTAAAATACTAGCGGTATCTCAGAATGATTGAGTAATACTGTCCTTCCCAGAATAACCacacaaataattttatataaatgaaAATGATATGGAATTCATAATAATTAAGCAGCTCCTCCTTGACAAACACTATTTACAAGCACCTTAGaagtatcaaaaaataaaaaaataaaaaataaatacaataaaaaaagaagtatcaAC harbors:
- the LOC110543938 gene encoding protocadherin alpha-8 isoform X10; translated protein: MVFSRRGGRDSRRLLLWLLLLAGWEAGSGQLHYSVPEEAKHGTFVGRIAQDLGLELAELVPRLFRVASKDRGDLLEVNLQNGILFVNSRIDREELCGRSAECSIHLEVIVDRPLQVFHVEVEVRDINDNPPVFPVKEQMLRISESRMLDSRFPLEGASDADIGTNSVITYRLESNDYFTLIVSSKDEENKQVELALRKSLDREADPEHTLLLTATDGGKPELTGSAQLLVAVLDVNDNAPTFQHPEYEVRLSEHSDSGTTVIRLNASDRDEGSNAAIAYSFNRLVPPQVLDQFSIDTDTGEIVVRGSLDFEQVNTYKIRVDATDKGHPPMAGHCTVLVKVLDENDNAPRITLTSLSLPVREDAALDTVIALISVSDMDSGANGQVSCSLSPQVPFRLVSTFKNYYSLVLDSALDRESTAAYEVVVTARDGGSPPLGATASVSVEVADVNDHAPAFAQPEYTVFVRENNPPGAHIFTVSAADADAQENALVSYSLVERRVGERWLSSYVSVHAESGRVFALQPLDHEELELLQFQVSARDAGVPALGSNATLQVFVLDENDNAPALLGPQAGSAVSELVSRTVGAGHVVTKVRAVDADSGYNAWLSYELHPLAGGTRSLFRVGLYTGEISTTRALDESDAPRQRLLVLVKDHGEPVLTSTATVLVSLVESSQAPKTSSHASGRAPLPEASLVTVNVYLIVAICAVSSLLVLTLLLYTALRCSATPTEGACAPGKPVLVCSSAVGSWSYSQQRRQRVCSGEGPPKTDLMAFSPSIPPRPPSEDIGEGQDLNVDHGFQPRQPNPDWRYSASLRAGMHSSVHLEEAGILRAGPGGPDQQWPTVSSATPEPEAGEVSPPVGAGVNSNSWTFKYGPGNPKQSGPGELPDKFIIPGSPAIISIRQEPANNQIDKSDFITFGKKEETKKKKKKKKGNKTQEKKEKGNGTTDNSDQ